A DNA window from Rhinolophus sinicus isolate RSC01 linkage group LG10, ASM3656204v1, whole genome shotgun sequence contains the following coding sequences:
- the MST1R gene encoding macrophage-stimulating protein receptor isoform X1, whose product MELLLPPSQPSLLLLLLLLLLRPAVPAAGGSWQCPRTPYAASRDFDVEYVVPSFSVGGPVQALATYEDRVDGSAVFVATRNRLHVLGPGLKPVESLATGPAGDPGCQTCAACGPDPHGPPGDTDAKVLVLEPAWPALISCGSSLHGRCFLHELEPDETTLRLAPPVCLFSAHHNRPEHCPDCVASPLGTLVSVVEQGHASYFYVASSLDAEVAASFSPRSVSIRRLKADTSGFAPDFAALSVLPAHLASYRIEYVYSFHAGAFVYFLTVQPASVTAPPGALHTRLARLSAVDTDLGHYRELVLDCRFAPKRRRRGASEGGQPYPVLQAAHTAPVGSRLAAELSIAEGQEVLFGVFTASRDSSPGVGPNSVVCAFPIDLLDTLIEQGVERCCEPPIHHGLRRGLDFFQSPSLCPNLPGLVTPNPNTSCRHFPLLVSSSLSRVDLFNGLLGPVQVTALYVTRLDNITVAHMGMMDGRILQVELARSLNYLLYVSNFSLGSNGQPVRRDVSRLGDHLLFASGDQVFKVPIRGPGCRHFLTCGRCLRAQRFMGCGWCGGMCGRQKECPGSWQQDHCPPEITEFYPHSGPLRGSTRLTLCGSNFYLYPTGLVPEKTHQVTVGQSPCRLLPKDSSNFSPVFQKDFVEEFECELEPLGTQASGPANISLTVTNMPPGKHFRVYGTSTRQGFSFMEPVLKDIQPLFGPRAGGTRLTLKGQGLSVGTSRAVLVNGTECLLERVSEGQLLCTTPPSAATASVPIRLQVGGAQVPGSWTFDYREDPIVLGISPNCGYTGSHVTIHGQHLTSVWHLELSFHDGRRLAANRQCEGKLPEKRWCRLPEYVVRGPQGWETGNLSARGDGAAGFTLPSFRFLPPPRPPSTDLAPLKPEEHVIKFEYIGLGAVADCVDVNVTVGNKSCDHELRGDVVICPLPPSLQLGKNGAPLQVCVDGDCHILGRVVRSGSEGVSQRTLLGVLLALLLLVTILTTALVFSYWRRRQLVLSPRLDDPASLDQTTGAMTLPMFRSGSDYRNGLAAPAIDGLISTTRVHKASCSDSGNESCVPLLQTESIQLGVLDSTLLAEVKDVLIPHERVVTHSDRVIGKGHFGVVYHGEYTDEAQNQIHCAIKSLNRITEMQEVEAFLREGLIMRGLHHPNVLALIGIVLPPEGLPRVLLPYMRHGDLLQFIRSPQRNPTVKDLISFGLQVARGMEYLAEQKFVHRDLAARNCMLDESFTVKVADFGMARGILDKEYYSVQQQRHARLPVKWMALESLQTYKFTTKSDVWSYGVLLWELLTRGAPPYPHIDPFDLTNFLAQGRRLPQPEYCPNSLYAVMQHCWMADPAARPTFGALVGEVEQVAVTLRGDHYVNLGLGILEEADVPPEQLLSTPMHRSTGRPRPVSEPPMPT is encoded by the exons ATGGAGCTACTCCTGCCGCCCTCGCAGCCGTCcctgttgttgctgctgttgctgttgctgctgcgCCCGGCCGTTCCTGCTGCGGGAGGATCCTGGCAGTGCCCGCGCACGCCCTACGCTGCCTCCCGCGACTTTGACGTGGAGTACGTGGTGCCGAGCTTCTCGGTCGGCGGGCCTGTACAGGCCCTGGCAACCTACGAGGACCGTGTGGACGGAAGTGCGGTGTTTGTGGCCACACGCAATCGCCTGCATGTGCTTGGGCCTGGCCTGAAGCCTGTTGAGAGCCTGGCCACGGGCCCTGCTGGGGACCCTGGCTGCCAGACGTGTGCAGCCTGTGGCCCGGACCCCCACGGCCCACCGGGGGACACAGATGCAAAGGTGCTGGTGTTGGAGCCGGCATGGCCTGCATTGATCAGCTGCGGCTCGAGCCTGCATGGCCGCTGCTTCCTGCATGAGCTAGAGCCGGACGAGACCACTCTGCGCCTGGCGCCACCAGTCTGCCTCTTCTCGGCCCACCACAACCGGCCTGAGCACTGTCCGGACTGTGTGGCCAGCCCTCTGGGCACCCTCGTGAGCGTGGTTGAGCAGGGCCATGCCTCCTACTTCTACGTGGCATCCTCACTGGATGCGGAGGTGGCAGCGAGCTTCAGCCCACGCTCAGTGTCCATCCGGCGCCTCAAGGCGGATACTTCAGGATTCGCACCAGACTTTGCAGCGCTGTCAGTGCTGCCTGCGCACCTCGCTTCCTACCGCATTGAATACGTGTACAGCTTCCACGCAGGAGCCTTCGTCTATTTCTTGACAGTGCAGCCAGCCAGTGTGACAGCCCCTCCAGGCGCCTTACACACGCGCCTGGCCCGGCTCAGCGCCGTTGACACCGACCTGGGCCACTACCGCGAGCTGGTCCTCGACTGCCGTTTTGCACCCAAACGCCGGCGACGCGGTGCCTCTGAGGGCGGGCAACCCTACCCGGTTCTGCAGGCAGCCCACACTGCTCCGGTGGGTAGCCGACTGGCCGCTGAGCTGAGCATCGCGGAGGGCCAGGAAGTACTATTTGGGGTCTTCACGGCTAGCAGAGACAGCAGCCCCGGTGTGGGTCCCAACTCTGTTGTCTGTGCCTTCCCCATCGACCTGCTGGACACTCTCATCGAGCAGGGTGTGGAGCGCTGTTGTGAGCCTCCGATCCACCATGGCCTTCGGCGAGGCCTCGACTTCTTCCAGTCGCCCAGTTTGTGCCCCAACCTG CCTGGGCTGGTGACCCCCAACCCCAACACCAGCTGCCGTCACTTCCCTCTGCTGGTCAGCAGCAGCCTGTCACGTGTGGACCTATTCAACGGGCTGTTAGGACCAGTGCAGGTCACTGCGCTGTACGTGACACGCCTCGACAATATCACAGTGGCCCACATGGGCATGATGGATGGGCGCATCCTACAG GTGGAGCTGGCCAGGTCTCTCAACTACTTGCTGTATGTGTCCAACTTCTCACTGGGCAGTAATGGGCAGCCCGTCAGACGGGATGTCAGCCGCCTTGGGGACCACCTGCTCTTTGCCTCTGGAGACCAG GTCTTCAAGGTACCTATCCGGGGCCCTGGTTGCCGCCACTTCCTCACCTGTGGGCGTTGTCTGCGAGCACAGCGTTTCATGGGTTGTGGCTGGTGTGGGGGCATGTGTGGCCGGCAGAAGGAGTGTCCTGGTTCCTGGCAACAGGACCATTGCCCACCCGAGATTACTGAG TTCTATCCCCACAGTGGACCCCTAAGAGGCAGCACGAGGCTGACCCTGTGTGGCTCCAACTTCTACCTGTACCCTACCGGTCTGGTGCCTGAAAAAACCCATCAGGTCACCGTGGGCCAAAGTCCCTGCCGACTGCTGCCCAAGGACAGCTCAAACTTCAG CCCAGTGTTCCAGAAGGACTTTGTAGAGGAGTTTGAGTGTGAGCTGGAACCCTTGGGCACACAGGCATCCGGGCCTGCTAACATCAGCCTCACTGTGACCAACATGCCACCAGGCAAGCACTTCAGGGTATATGGCACCTCCACGCGACAAGGCTTCTCTTTCATG GAACCAGTGCTAAAGGACATACAACCCCTCTTTGGCCCACGGGCAGGGGGCACCCGCCTCACTCTTAAAGGCCAAGGCCTGTCTGTAGGCACCAGCCGGGCTGTGCTGGTCAATGGGACTGAGTGCCTACTGGAACG CGTCAGTGAGGGGCAGCTTTTATGTACCACACCTCCCAGTGCTGCTACGGCCAGCGTTCCCATTCGCCTGCAGGTAGGGGGTGCCCAGGTGCCTGGCTCCTGGACCTTTGACTACCGGGAAGACCCCATTGTGCTGGGCATCAGCCCCAACTGTGGCTACAC TGGCTCCCACGTCACCATCCATGGCCAGCATCTCACTTCAGTGTGGCACCTCGAGCTGTCATTCCATGACGGGCGTAGGCTGGCAGCAAACAGG CAGTGTGAGGGGAAGCTCCCGGAGAAGCGTTGGTGCCGCCTGCCTGAGTACGTGGTCCGAGGCCCCCAGGGGTGGGAGACAGGGAACCTGAGTGCCCGGGGGGATGGGGCTGCTGGCTTCACACTGCCCAGCTTTcgcttcctgcccccaccccgtcCACCCAGCACCGACCTGGCCCCACTGAAGCCTGAGGAGCATGTCATTAAGTTTGAG TATATCGGGCTAGGAGCTGTGGCTGACTGTGTGGACGTGAACGTGACCGTGGGTAATAAGAGCTGTGACCACGAGCTTCGGGGTGATGTGGTcatctgccccctgcccccctccctgcAACTGGGCAAGAATGGTGCCCCACTGCAG GTCTGCGTGGATGGCGACTGTCACATCCTGGGCAGAGTGGTGCGTTCAGGCTCAGAGGGGGTCTCACAAAGGACACTCTTGGGTGTCTTGCTGGCCCTGCTCCTGCTTGTGACTATATTGACCACTGCACTGGTCTTCAGCTACTGGCGGAGGAGACAGCTAG TCCTTTCTCCAAGACTGGATGACCCAGCATCCTTGGACCAAACCACTGGAGCCATGACTCTTCCTATGTTCCGCTCAGGCTCAGACTACAGAAATGGCCTTG CAGCCCCTGCCATAGATGGTCTGATTTCCACCACTCGCGTCCACAAAGCCTCCTGTTCGGACAGCGGGAATGAGTCCTGTGTCCCACTGCTACAGACAGAGTCCATCCAGCTGGGGGTCCTGGACTCTACGCTCCTGGCCGAGGTCAAGGATGTACTGATTCCCCATGAGCGAGTGGTCACCCACAGTGACCGAGTCATTGGCAAAG GCCACTTTGGAGTTGTCTACCATGGAGAATACACAGACGAAGCCCAGAATCAAATCCACTGTGCCATTAAGTCGCTGAATC GCATCACGGAGATGCAGGAGGTGGAGGCCTTCCTGCGCGAGGGGCTGATCATGCGTGGTCTGCATCACCCAAACGTGCTGGCTCTCATCGGTATCGTGCTGCCACCTGAAGGGCTGCCCCGCGTGCTGCTGCCCTATATGCGCCACGGAGACCTGCTCCAGTTCATCCGCTCACCCCAGCGG AACCCCACGGTGAAGGACCTCATCAGCTTCGGCCTGCAGGTAGCCCGCGGCATGGAGTACCTGGCAGAGCAGAAGTTTGTGCACAGGGACCTGGCTGCTCGGAACTGCAT GCTAGATGAGTCATTCACAGTCAAGGTGGCTGACTTTGGCATGGCCCGTGGCATCTTGGACAAGGAATACTACAGTGTTCAACAGCAGCGCCACGCTCGCCTACCTGTCAAATGGATGGCGCTGGAGAGCCTGCAGACCTACAAATTCACCACCAAGTCTGATGTG TGGTCGTACGGCGTGCTGCTATGGGAACTGCTGACGCGGGGCGCCCCACCGTATCCCCACATCGACCCTTTTGACCTCACTAACTTCCTGGCCCAGGGTCGTCGCCTTCCCCAGCCCGAGTATTGCCCCAATTCTCT GTATGCAGTGATGCAGCACTGCTGGATGGCAGACCCTGCAGCACGACCCACCTTTGGAGCGCTAGTGGGAGAGGTGGAGCAGGTGGCAGTCACTCTGCGTGGGGACCACTACGTGAACCTGGGCCTCGGCATCTTGGAAGAGGCGGACGTGCCCCCAGAACAGTTGCTGTCCACACCTATGCACAGGAGCACCGGGAGGCCCCGGCCCGTCTCAGAGCCACCAATGCCCACGTGA
- the MST1R gene encoding macrophage-stimulating protein receptor isoform X2, producing MELLLPPSQPSLLLLLLLLLLRPAVPAAGGSWQCPRTPYAASRDFDVEYVVPSFSVGGPVQALATYEDRVDGSAVFVATRNRLHVLGPGLKPVESLATGPAGDPGCQTCAACGPDPHGPPGDTDAKVLVLEPAWPALISCGSSLHGRCFLHELEPDETTLRLAPPVCLFSAHHNRPEHCPDCVASPLGTLVSVVEQGHASYFYVASSLDAEVAASFSPRSVSIRRLKADTSGFAPDFAALSVLPAHLASYRIEYVYSFHAGAFVYFLTVQPASVTAPPGALHTRLARLSAVDTDLGHYRELVLDCRFAPKRRRRGASEGGQPYPVLQAAHTAPVGSRLAAELSIAEGQEVLFGVFTASRDSSPGVGPNSVVCAFPIDLLDTLIEQGVERCCEPPIHHGLRRGLDFFQSPSLCPNLPGLVTPNPNTSCRHFPLLVSSSLSRVDLFNGLLGPVQVTALYVTRLDNITVAHMGMMDGRILQVELARSLNYLLYVSNFSLGSNGQPVRRDVSRLGDHLLFASGDQVFKVPIRGPGCRHFLTCGRCLRAQRFMGCGWCGGMCGRQKECPGSWQQDHCPPEITEFYPHSGPLRGSTRLTLCGSNFYLYPTGLVPEKTHQVTVGQSPCRLLPKDSSNFSPVFQKDFVEEFECELEPLGTQASGPANISLTVTNMPPGKHFRVYGTSTRQGFSFMEPVLKDIQPLFGPRAGGTRLTLKGQGLSVGTSRAVLVNGTECLLERVSEGQLLCTTPPSAATASVPIRLQVGGAQVPGSWTFDYREDPIVLGISPNCGYTGSHVTIHGQHLTSVWHLELSFHDGRRLAANRQCEGKLPEKRWCRLPEYVVRGPQGWETGNLSARGDGAAGFTLPSFRFLPPPRPPSTDLAPLKPEEHVIKFEYIGLGAVADCVDVNVTVGNKSCDHELRGDVVICPLPPSLQLGKNGAPLQVCVDGDCHILGRVVRSGSEGVSQRTLLGVLLALLLLVTILTTALVFSYWRRRQLVLSPRLDDPASLDQTTGAMTLPMFRSGSDYRNGLAPAIDGLISTTRVHKASCSDSGNESCVPLLQTESIQLGVLDSTLLAEVKDVLIPHERVVTHSDRVIGKGHFGVVYHGEYTDEAQNQIHCAIKSLNRITEMQEVEAFLREGLIMRGLHHPNVLALIGIVLPPEGLPRVLLPYMRHGDLLQFIRSPQRNPTVKDLISFGLQVARGMEYLAEQKFVHRDLAARNCMLDESFTVKVADFGMARGILDKEYYSVQQQRHARLPVKWMALESLQTYKFTTKSDVWSYGVLLWELLTRGAPPYPHIDPFDLTNFLAQGRRLPQPEYCPNSLYAVMQHCWMADPAARPTFGALVGEVEQVAVTLRGDHYVNLGLGILEEADVPPEQLLSTPMHRSTGRPRPVSEPPMPT from the exons ATGGAGCTACTCCTGCCGCCCTCGCAGCCGTCcctgttgttgctgctgttgctgttgctgctgcgCCCGGCCGTTCCTGCTGCGGGAGGATCCTGGCAGTGCCCGCGCACGCCCTACGCTGCCTCCCGCGACTTTGACGTGGAGTACGTGGTGCCGAGCTTCTCGGTCGGCGGGCCTGTACAGGCCCTGGCAACCTACGAGGACCGTGTGGACGGAAGTGCGGTGTTTGTGGCCACACGCAATCGCCTGCATGTGCTTGGGCCTGGCCTGAAGCCTGTTGAGAGCCTGGCCACGGGCCCTGCTGGGGACCCTGGCTGCCAGACGTGTGCAGCCTGTGGCCCGGACCCCCACGGCCCACCGGGGGACACAGATGCAAAGGTGCTGGTGTTGGAGCCGGCATGGCCTGCATTGATCAGCTGCGGCTCGAGCCTGCATGGCCGCTGCTTCCTGCATGAGCTAGAGCCGGACGAGACCACTCTGCGCCTGGCGCCACCAGTCTGCCTCTTCTCGGCCCACCACAACCGGCCTGAGCACTGTCCGGACTGTGTGGCCAGCCCTCTGGGCACCCTCGTGAGCGTGGTTGAGCAGGGCCATGCCTCCTACTTCTACGTGGCATCCTCACTGGATGCGGAGGTGGCAGCGAGCTTCAGCCCACGCTCAGTGTCCATCCGGCGCCTCAAGGCGGATACTTCAGGATTCGCACCAGACTTTGCAGCGCTGTCAGTGCTGCCTGCGCACCTCGCTTCCTACCGCATTGAATACGTGTACAGCTTCCACGCAGGAGCCTTCGTCTATTTCTTGACAGTGCAGCCAGCCAGTGTGACAGCCCCTCCAGGCGCCTTACACACGCGCCTGGCCCGGCTCAGCGCCGTTGACACCGACCTGGGCCACTACCGCGAGCTGGTCCTCGACTGCCGTTTTGCACCCAAACGCCGGCGACGCGGTGCCTCTGAGGGCGGGCAACCCTACCCGGTTCTGCAGGCAGCCCACACTGCTCCGGTGGGTAGCCGACTGGCCGCTGAGCTGAGCATCGCGGAGGGCCAGGAAGTACTATTTGGGGTCTTCACGGCTAGCAGAGACAGCAGCCCCGGTGTGGGTCCCAACTCTGTTGTCTGTGCCTTCCCCATCGACCTGCTGGACACTCTCATCGAGCAGGGTGTGGAGCGCTGTTGTGAGCCTCCGATCCACCATGGCCTTCGGCGAGGCCTCGACTTCTTCCAGTCGCCCAGTTTGTGCCCCAACCTG CCTGGGCTGGTGACCCCCAACCCCAACACCAGCTGCCGTCACTTCCCTCTGCTGGTCAGCAGCAGCCTGTCACGTGTGGACCTATTCAACGGGCTGTTAGGACCAGTGCAGGTCACTGCGCTGTACGTGACACGCCTCGACAATATCACAGTGGCCCACATGGGCATGATGGATGGGCGCATCCTACAG GTGGAGCTGGCCAGGTCTCTCAACTACTTGCTGTATGTGTCCAACTTCTCACTGGGCAGTAATGGGCAGCCCGTCAGACGGGATGTCAGCCGCCTTGGGGACCACCTGCTCTTTGCCTCTGGAGACCAG GTCTTCAAGGTACCTATCCGGGGCCCTGGTTGCCGCCACTTCCTCACCTGTGGGCGTTGTCTGCGAGCACAGCGTTTCATGGGTTGTGGCTGGTGTGGGGGCATGTGTGGCCGGCAGAAGGAGTGTCCTGGTTCCTGGCAACAGGACCATTGCCCACCCGAGATTACTGAG TTCTATCCCCACAGTGGACCCCTAAGAGGCAGCACGAGGCTGACCCTGTGTGGCTCCAACTTCTACCTGTACCCTACCGGTCTGGTGCCTGAAAAAACCCATCAGGTCACCGTGGGCCAAAGTCCCTGCCGACTGCTGCCCAAGGACAGCTCAAACTTCAG CCCAGTGTTCCAGAAGGACTTTGTAGAGGAGTTTGAGTGTGAGCTGGAACCCTTGGGCACACAGGCATCCGGGCCTGCTAACATCAGCCTCACTGTGACCAACATGCCACCAGGCAAGCACTTCAGGGTATATGGCACCTCCACGCGACAAGGCTTCTCTTTCATG GAACCAGTGCTAAAGGACATACAACCCCTCTTTGGCCCACGGGCAGGGGGCACCCGCCTCACTCTTAAAGGCCAAGGCCTGTCTGTAGGCACCAGCCGGGCTGTGCTGGTCAATGGGACTGAGTGCCTACTGGAACG CGTCAGTGAGGGGCAGCTTTTATGTACCACACCTCCCAGTGCTGCTACGGCCAGCGTTCCCATTCGCCTGCAGGTAGGGGGTGCCCAGGTGCCTGGCTCCTGGACCTTTGACTACCGGGAAGACCCCATTGTGCTGGGCATCAGCCCCAACTGTGGCTACAC TGGCTCCCACGTCACCATCCATGGCCAGCATCTCACTTCAGTGTGGCACCTCGAGCTGTCATTCCATGACGGGCGTAGGCTGGCAGCAAACAGG CAGTGTGAGGGGAAGCTCCCGGAGAAGCGTTGGTGCCGCCTGCCTGAGTACGTGGTCCGAGGCCCCCAGGGGTGGGAGACAGGGAACCTGAGTGCCCGGGGGGATGGGGCTGCTGGCTTCACACTGCCCAGCTTTcgcttcctgcccccaccccgtcCACCCAGCACCGACCTGGCCCCACTGAAGCCTGAGGAGCATGTCATTAAGTTTGAG TATATCGGGCTAGGAGCTGTGGCTGACTGTGTGGACGTGAACGTGACCGTGGGTAATAAGAGCTGTGACCACGAGCTTCGGGGTGATGTGGTcatctgccccctgcccccctccctgcAACTGGGCAAGAATGGTGCCCCACTGCAG GTCTGCGTGGATGGCGACTGTCACATCCTGGGCAGAGTGGTGCGTTCAGGCTCAGAGGGGGTCTCACAAAGGACACTCTTGGGTGTCTTGCTGGCCCTGCTCCTGCTTGTGACTATATTGACCACTGCACTGGTCTTCAGCTACTGGCGGAGGAGACAGCTAG TCCTTTCTCCAAGACTGGATGACCCAGCATCCTTGGACCAAACCACTGGAGCCATGACTCTTCCTATGTTCCGCTCAGGCTCAGACTACAGAAATGGCCTTG CCCCTGCCATAGATGGTCTGATTTCCACCACTCGCGTCCACAAAGCCTCCTGTTCGGACAGCGGGAATGAGTCCTGTGTCCCACTGCTACAGACAGAGTCCATCCAGCTGGGGGTCCTGGACTCTACGCTCCTGGCCGAGGTCAAGGATGTACTGATTCCCCATGAGCGAGTGGTCACCCACAGTGACCGAGTCATTGGCAAAG GCCACTTTGGAGTTGTCTACCATGGAGAATACACAGACGAAGCCCAGAATCAAATCCACTGTGCCATTAAGTCGCTGAATC GCATCACGGAGATGCAGGAGGTGGAGGCCTTCCTGCGCGAGGGGCTGATCATGCGTGGTCTGCATCACCCAAACGTGCTGGCTCTCATCGGTATCGTGCTGCCACCTGAAGGGCTGCCCCGCGTGCTGCTGCCCTATATGCGCCACGGAGACCTGCTCCAGTTCATCCGCTCACCCCAGCGG AACCCCACGGTGAAGGACCTCATCAGCTTCGGCCTGCAGGTAGCCCGCGGCATGGAGTACCTGGCAGAGCAGAAGTTTGTGCACAGGGACCTGGCTGCTCGGAACTGCAT GCTAGATGAGTCATTCACAGTCAAGGTGGCTGACTTTGGCATGGCCCGTGGCATCTTGGACAAGGAATACTACAGTGTTCAACAGCAGCGCCACGCTCGCCTACCTGTCAAATGGATGGCGCTGGAGAGCCTGCAGACCTACAAATTCACCACCAAGTCTGATGTG TGGTCGTACGGCGTGCTGCTATGGGAACTGCTGACGCGGGGCGCCCCACCGTATCCCCACATCGACCCTTTTGACCTCACTAACTTCCTGGCCCAGGGTCGTCGCCTTCCCCAGCCCGAGTATTGCCCCAATTCTCT GTATGCAGTGATGCAGCACTGCTGGATGGCAGACCCTGCAGCACGACCCACCTTTGGAGCGCTAGTGGGAGAGGTGGAGCAGGTGGCAGTCACTCTGCGTGGGGACCACTACGTGAACCTGGGCCTCGGCATCTTGGAAGAGGCGGACGTGCCCCCAGAACAGTTGCTGTCCACACCTATGCACAGGAGCACCGGGAGGCCCCGGCCCGTCTCAGAGCCACCAATGCCCACGTGA